One region of Drosophila teissieri strain GT53w chromosome 2L, Prin_Dtei_1.1, whole genome shotgun sequence genomic DNA includes:
- the LOC122626818 gene encoding phosphatidate phosphatase LPIN2 isoform X4: protein MNSLARVFSNFRDFYNDINAATLTGAIDVIVVEQRDGEFQCSPFHVRFGKLGVLRSREKVVDIEINGAPVDIQMKLGDSGEAFFVEECLEDDDDELPANLATSPIPNSFLASRDKANDTMEDISGAVTDKNASEELLLPLPLPRRNSIDFSKEEPKEAVVEGSKFENQVSDYTQRRHTDNTLERRNLSEKLKEFTTQKIRQEWAEHEELFQGEKKPADSELENQSKASYDAETEKEVQALVKDKEKDQIKPDVNLTPVTTSETTKEVSKSKTKKRRKKSQMKKNAQRKTSSSSSLGSTGGGDLPSAETPSLGVINIDEGDAPISSATNNNNTSSSNDEQPSAALVTARTGDDSPLSELPHTPTTNPRLDLDIHFFSDTEITTPVGGGGGGSGRAAGGRPSTPIQSDSELETTMRDKRHVVTEESAASWKWGELPTPEQAKNEAMSAAQVQQSEHQSMLSNMFSFMKRANRLRKEKGVGEVGDIYLSDLDAGSMDPEMAALYFPSPLSKAATPREEDGESGNGTSLPHSPSSLEEGQKSIDSDFDETKQQRDNKYLDFVAMSMCGMSEQGAPPSDEEFHRHLVNYPDDAIEQLMSQTVEGKCLPGDEKQEAVAQADNGVQTKRYWWSWRRSQDAAPNHLNNTHGMPLGKDEKDGDQAAVATQTSRPTSPDISDPTLSKSDSLVNAENTSALVDNLEELTMASNKSDEPKERYKKSLRLSSAAIKKLNLKEGMNEIEFSVTTAYQGTTRCKCYLFRWKHNDKVVISDIDGTITKSDVLGHILPMVGKDWAQLGVAQLFSKIEQNGYKLLYLSARAIGQSRVTREYLRSIRQGNVMLPDGPLLLNPTSLISAFHREVIEKKPEQFKIACLSDIRDLFPDKEPFYAGYGNRINDVWAYRAVGIPIMRIFTINTKGELKHELTQTFQSSYCSMTYIVDQLFPPVKHDEASAEFSNFNYWRDPIPDLEIPELETALVPPSTKVDMATLRPIPEK, encoded by the exons ATGAACAGCCTGGCGAGGGTCTTCAGCAACTTCCGCGACTTCTACAACGACATCAATGCCGCCACCCTCACGGGAGCCATCGATGTGATCGTGGTGGAGCAGCGCGATGGCGAGTTCCAGTGCTCGCCCTTCCACGTCCGGTTCGGCAAACTGGGAGTACTCAGAAGTCGGGAAAAGGTG GTGGACATTGAGATCAACGGCGCACCCGTCGATATACAGATGAAGCTGGGCGATTCTGGCGAGGCCTTCTTTGTGGAGGAGTGCCTGgaggatgacgacgatgaGCTGCCAGCCAACCTGGCCACCTCGCCCATACCTAACAGCTTCCTAGCGTCGCGGGACAAGGCTAACGACACTATGGAGGACATCAGTGGAGCGGTGACAGATAA AAACGCTAGCGAGGAGCTGCtcctgccactgccattgccgCGGCGCAACTCCATAGACTTCTCAAAGGAGGAGCCCAAGGAAGCCGTTGTTGAGGGCAGCAAGTTCGAGAATCAAGTCTCGGACTACACGCAGCGCAG ACACACCGACAACACTCTTGAGCGTCGCAACCTAAGCGAAAAGCTCAAGGAGTTTACCACCCAGAAAATCCGGCAGGAGTGGGCCGAGCACGAGGAGCTGTTTCAGGGCGAGAAGAAACCTGCGGACTCGGAGCTGGAGAACCAAAGCAAAGCTTCATACGATGCTGAGACGGAGAAGGAAGTTCAGGCGCTAGTTAAAGACAAGGAAAAGGATCAGATCAAACCAGACGTTAACCTCACCCCGGTCACAACCAGCGAAACCACCAAGGAGGTGTCCAAGAGCAAAACCAAGAAGCGGCGCAAGAAGTCGCAAATGAAGAAGAACGCCCAGCGCAAGACCTCTTCAAGCAGCTCTTTGGGCAGCACCGGTGGCGGTGATTTACCTTCGGCGGAGACGCCATCTCTGGGGGTGATAAACATTGATGAGGGAGATGCCCCCATATCCAGTgccacaaacaacaacaacacctcATCGTCGAACGATGAGCAGCCATCGGCTGCCTTGGTGACAGCTCGCACTGGGGACGATAGCCCGCTCAGCGAGCTTCCCCACACTCCCACTACCAATCCACGTCTGGATTTGGACATTCACTTCTTCAGCGATACGGAGATCACCACTCccgtgggtggtggtggtggtgggtcaGGTCGCGCCGCTGGCGGACGACCTTCGACTCCCATCCAAAGTGACAGTGAACTGGAAACCACCATGCGGGACAAGCGGCATGTGGTGACTGAAGAGAGCGCCGCATCATGGAAGTGGGGCGAGTTGCCCACACCGGAGCAGGCCAAGAATGAGGCCATGAGCGCCGCCCAGGTTCAGCAGAGCGAGCATCAATCGATGCTCAGCAACATGTTTAGCTTTATGAAGAGGGCTAATCGGCTACGCAAGGAGAAGGGCGTCGGCGAAGTGGGAGACATCTACCTGTCTGATCTAGATGCTGGCAGCATGGACCCCGAGATGGCGGCCCTATACTTCCCTAGTCCGCTGTCCAAGGCGGCAACGCCGCGTGAGGAGGATGGGGAGAGCGGCAATGGCACCAGCCTACCTCACTCGCCCAGCTCACTGGAGGAAGGTCAAAAGAGTATTGACTCGGACTTTGACGAGACCAAGCAACAGAGGGACAACAA GTACTTGGACTTTGtggccatgtccatgtgcGGAATGTCAGAGCAGGGAGCTCCACCTTCGGACGAGGAGTTCCACCGCCACCTGGTCAACTATCCAGAT GATGCCATTGAGCAGCTGATGTCTCAGACGGTGGAGGGAAAGTGTCTGCCTGGCGACGAGAAGCAGGAGGCTGTCGCCCAGGCTGACAATGGGGTTCAGACGAAGCGCTACTGGTGGAGCTGGCGCCGTTCACAGGATGCTGCGCCAAACCATTTGAACAACACTCATGGTATGCCATTGGGCAAGGATGAGAAAG ATGGTGATCAGGCAGCTGTGGCTACGCAAACCTCGCGGCCCACCTCGCCCGACATCAGCGATCCCACGCTGAGCAAGAGCGATTCCCTAGTAAACGCGGAGAATACCTCGGCGTTGGTGGACAACCTGGAGGAGCTAACCATGGCCTCAAACAAGAGCGATGAGCCTAAGGAGCGCTACAAGAAGTCGCTGCGACTCAGCTCGGCGGCAATC AAAAAACTAAACCTCAAGGAGGGCATGAATGAAATCGAGTTCAGCGTGACCACCGCTTATCAAGGCACGACGCGCTGCAAGTGCTACCTGTTTCGCTGGAAGCACAACGACAAGGTGGTGATCTCGGACATTGACGGCACCATCACCAAGTCAGACGTGCTGGGCCACATTCTGCCTATGGTGGGCAAGGATTGGGCGCAACTTGGTGTGGCGCAGCTTTTTTCGAAGATCGAGCAGAACGGCTACAAGCTGCTCTATTTGTCGGCTCGTGCAATCGGTCAGAGCAGGGTGACACGCGAGTACCTCCGGTCGATCCGACAGGGCAACGTGATGCTGCCGGACGGTCCGCTGCTACTGAATCCCACGTCCTTGATATCGGCCTTCCACCGCGAGGTGATTGAGAAGAAGCCGGAGCAGTTTAAAATTGCCTGTCTGTCGGACATTCGAGATCTGTTTCCGGACAAGGAACCCTTCTACGCCGGCTACGGCAACCGCATCAAT GACGTATGGGCATACCGAGCCGTGGGCATTCCCATCATGCGCATATTCACGATCAACACTAAGGGCGAGTTGAAGCACGAGCTGACCCAAACATTCCAGTCCTC ATACTGCAGCATGACGTACATCGTCGATCAACTGTTCCCGCCGGTGAAACACGACGAAGCCTCCGCCGAGTTCTCCAACTTCAACTACTGGCGCGACCCCATCCCCGACCTGGAGATCCCCGAGCTGGAGACGGCACTGGTGCCACCGAGCACCAAGGTGGACATGGCTACCCTGCGTCCCATTCCCGAGAAGTGA